From Spirochaeta isovalerica, the proteins below share one genomic window:
- a CDS encoding Bax inhibitor-1/YccA family protein codes for MNENYAYAEQSAVRERTILKNVYVWMSAGLFLTAVVARMFVQTRLFVPLISNQFLFFGLIIAELFLVIRLSSRIMTMSVAQAAGTFAAYSILNGVTLSTIFVAYRIGTIYTAFFVTAGTFGVMSLWALTTKRDLSGLGHFLMMGLIGIIIASLVNFFIGSTSLYYMISYAGVAIFTLLTAYDTQKIKVMSRQMSYSVDEATYTRISIMCALRLYLDFINMFLFILRIMGRRN; via the coding sequence ATGAACGAAAATTATGCTTATGCCGAACAGAGTGCTGTTCGCGAAAGAACCATATTAAAGAATGTCTATGTGTGGATGTCCGCGGGACTGTTTCTGACGGCAGTGGTCGCCAGGATGTTTGTCCAGACGAGATTGTTTGTTCCCCTGATTTCAAACCAGTTTCTCTTCTTCGGCTTGATAATTGCCGAACTGTTTCTGGTCATCCGTCTCTCTTCCAGAATCATGACTATGTCCGTCGCCCAGGCTGCCGGTACATTCGCCGCTTATTCGATTCTGAATGGGGTTACTCTGTCCACGATATTCGTGGCATACCGGATCGGAACCATCTACACGGCCTTCTTTGTAACGGCAGGAACTTTCGGCGTTATGAGCCTCTGGGCTTTAACGACAAAAAGAGATCTTTCCGGACTGGGGCATTTTCTCATGATGGGACTGATCGGAATCATTATTGCTTCGCTGGTTAATTTTTTCATCGGCAGCACATCTCTCTATTACATGATTTCCTATGCCGGCGTGGCCATATTTACTCTCCTTACAGCCTACGATACCCAGAAGATCAAAGTTATGAGCAGACAGATGAGTTACTCCGTCGATGAAGCAACCTATACGAGAATTTCCATTATGTGTGCTCTCCGGCTTTATCTGGATTTCATAAATATGTTCCTCTTCATCCTGAGAATCATGGGTAGACGAAATTAA
- the rpiB gene encoding ribose 5-phosphate isomerase B, with the protein MSETIIIGNDHGAVELKNAIVAHLTGKGFEVKDLGVGEEEAVDYPDKAEELCRELLAGDYKFGILLCGTGIGISISANKIDGIRCALPQDLFAAEMSKLHNNANVIAFGGRIAYKDSVTDMIDKFMETDFEGGRHDRRVDKIMDLEK; encoded by the coding sequence ATGTCTGAAACGATAATAATTGGAAACGACCACGGCGCCGTGGAATTGAAAAATGCAATTGTAGCTCATCTAACAGGAAAAGGTTTTGAGGTGAAAGACCTCGGAGTCGGAGAAGAAGAAGCCGTTGACTATCCCGATAAAGCGGAAGAGCTTTGCAGGGAACTGCTGGCGGGAGATTATAAATTCGGGATTCTGCTCTGTGGAACCGGTATAGGGATTTCCATTTCAGCCAATAAAATAGACGGCATCCGCTGCGCGCTCCCTCAGGATCTGTTCGCTGCGGAAATGAGCAAACTTCATAATAACGCCAATGTGATCGCATTCGGCGGTAGAATTGCTTATAAGGATTCGGTTACCGATATGATTGATAAATTCATGGAAACTGATTTTGAAGGCGGTCGCCACGACAGGCGAGTCGACAAAATCATGGATCTGGAAAAATAA
- a CDS encoding ABC-F family ATP-binding cassette domain-containing protein — protein MNLISVDSVSRIRSGRTLFNNISFGIDEGEKLALIGINGCGKSTLLRILAGEEEIDGGTISRNRECRIAYLHQHDDFNREDTILEHILNRDSPLMKTVRDYEKAADRLAKEESREIHDHYDKLLAEMDRLGCWELESRINSLLTELGIENRHLKMGTLSGGMLKKVAIVHALVAGGDLLFLDEPTNHLDIDTIIWLQDYLKKSSMAVVLVTHDRYFLDELCTGILEIDNETLYRYEGNYTRYLQSKAQREAVERREQERINTILRREMEWLKRGPRARTGKDRGRKNRVYDMMDRQTSEEIESAEFSVSQRRLGKRVVDLINISKSFDGREVIPSFSYKFRKGERIGIVGPNGSGKSTFLNLLTERLPGDSGSVNKGVNTHFGYFDQLTARMPDEMKVLEYLKDQADLIKTDEGSSYTPAQLLERFLFPKSLHFTALSDLSGGEKRRLYLISIILQNPNFLILDEPTNDFDIQTLSLIEDFLMEYSGCLMVVSHDRYFLDRVTDFLFIFDGTGHIRGFAGNYSEYRQFLDEEKREEKKKVQQEKPSTRVRTEKKKKAGYKEIEEFKQIEKEIESMEEEKSELEDFFASAAPDPDKMAGAHRRYSELERELETKMERWEELAELMDS, from the coding sequence ATGAACTTGATATCAGTTGATTCTGTAAGCAGAATACGAAGCGGCAGGACGCTTTTTAACAATATTTCCTTTGGTATAGATGAAGGGGAAAAGCTGGCTCTGATCGGTATAAACGGATGCGGAAAGTCGACGCTGCTCCGGATTCTGGCCGGAGAGGAGGAAATCGACGGCGGAACGATTTCCCGCAACAGGGAATGCCGCATAGCCTACCTTCATCAGCATGATGATTTTAACAGGGAAGATACGATACTGGAGCACATCCTGAACCGCGATTCGCCTCTTATGAAAACGGTTCGGGACTATGAGAAGGCAGCGGACAGACTGGCGAAAGAGGAAAGCCGGGAAATCCACGACCATTATGACAAACTTCTGGCAGAAATGGACAGATTGGGTTGCTGGGAGCTCGAAAGCCGGATCAATTCACTTCTGACAGAACTGGGCATTGAAAACCGTCATCTGAAAATGGGAACGCTGTCGGGAGGCATGCTGAAGAAAGTAGCTATAGTCCACGCTCTCGTTGCGGGAGGCGATCTTCTGTTTCTCGACGAACCGACGAATCATCTGGATATCGATACAATTATCTGGCTCCAGGATTACCTGAAAAAGAGCTCCATGGCAGTTGTTCTGGTAACCCATGACCGTTACTTCCTTGACGAGCTCTGTACGGGGATTCTGGAAATTGATAACGAAACCCTTTACCGCTACGAAGGAAATTACACCCGCTACCTGCAGAGCAAAGCCCAGCGCGAAGCTGTGGAAAGGCGCGAGCAGGAACGGATCAACACCATACTCCGCCGGGAGATGGAATGGCTGAAAAGAGGACCCCGGGCCAGAACCGGCAAGGACAGAGGAAGAAAAAACCGGGTGTACGATATGATGGACCGGCAGACGAGCGAGGAAATCGAGTCCGCTGAATTCTCCGTTTCCCAAAGGCGGTTGGGTAAACGGGTCGTCGATCTGATAAATATCTCCAAATCCTTTGACGGCAGGGAAGTTATCCCCTCCTTCAGCTATAAGTTCCGCAAAGGAGAGAGAATCGGTATCGTCGGCCCCAACGGCAGCGGAAAATCAACCTTCCTCAATCTCCTGACCGAGAGGCTCCCCGGCGACAGCGGTTCGGTGAACAAAGGGGTTAACACTCATTTCGGTTACTTCGACCAGCTGACGGCGAGAATGCCCGATGAGATGAAAGTTCTCGAATACCTGAAAGACCAGGCGGATCTGATCAAGACCGATGAGGGATCGTCCTACACGCCTGCTCAGCTGCTTGAGCGCTTCCTCTTTCCCAAAAGCCTTCATTTTACGGCCCTTTCCGATCTGTCGGGGGGAGAGAAGCGGCGGCTCTACCTTATAAGCATCATTCTTCAGAATCCCAATTTCCTCATACTCGATGAGCCAACCAATGATTTCGATATTCAAACCCTCTCTCTGATTGAAGATTTCCTTATGGAATACTCCGGGTGTCTCATGGTCGTATCCCACGACCGTTATTTTCTCGACAGGGTGACCGATTTTCTCTTCATTTTTGACGGAACGGGGCATATAAGAGGTTTTGCCGGCAATTACAGTGAATACCGGCAGTTTCTGGATGAAGAGAAGCGGGAGGAAAAGAAAAAGGTTCAGCAGGAAAAGCCGAGCACGCGAGTCCGGACAGAGAAAAAGAAAAAAGCCGGATATAAGGAAATAGAAGAATTCAAACAGATCGAAAAAGAAATTGAATCAATGGAAGAAGAGAAAAGCGAACTGGAGGACTTTTTCGCTTCAGCCGCTCCGGATCCGGATAAAATGGCCGGAGCTCACCGCCGGTACAGTGAACTGGAAAGGGAACTGGAAACGAAAATGGAGCGTTGGGAAGAACTGGCCGAACTTATGGATTCGTAA
- a CDS encoding M18 family aminopeptidase translates to MKKLADDLASFIETAPSAFHAVRTVEERLKAGGFTALDEKDSWSLEKGGRYYLMRNGSSLAAFILGDKPVAESGFHIAGAHTDSPSFRIKKEGASVQGGILRMSVETYGGPILSTWLDRNLSVAGRIVTKTGTVLVDLKDPVALIMNQAIHMNREMNKGIEYNKQNHLQAAFAIVDKDETRTPSDLFKDLIAEKTGIEAQSILDMELFLYDVQKPLFAGMNNEFISSSRIDNLAMCHSIVEAIGASDRQDHSSLAVFFDNEEIGSRTLQGADSSFLRDLLDRITAVTGGGRDDSYRARAASFSISADGAHAHHPNYPESHDPAYAPNVGGGPVIKISSTYRYSTTAETAAVFRKLCREEDVPCQELINRSDIPSGSTIGTMTSALTGIASVDVGSPMFAMHSIRETAGVADHFYMTRVLKRFYNCDLNSL, encoded by the coding sequence ATGAAAAAACTGGCCGATGATCTGGCCTCTTTTATAGAAACCGCGCCATCTGCTTTTCATGCGGTCAGAACCGTTGAGGAAAGACTCAAAGCGGGGGGATTCACGGCGCTTGATGAAAAGGACAGCTGGTCTCTGGAAAAAGGCGGCCGTTATTACCTTATGAGAAACGGCAGCTCTCTGGCCGCTTTTATTCTAGGCGATAAACCTGTCGCCGAATCCGGTTTTCATATCGCCGGCGCTCATACGGACAGCCCTTCATTCAGAATCAAGAAAGAAGGAGCTTCCGTTCAGGGCGGAATCCTCAGGATGTCTGTGGAGACCTACGGCGGCCCCATACTCTCTACCTGGCTCGACAGAAACCTATCAGTTGCGGGACGGATTGTCACGAAAACCGGGACCGTTCTTGTCGATCTGAAAGATCCCGTGGCTCTTATTATGAATCAGGCTATTCACATGAACCGCGAGATGAACAAAGGGATTGAATACAACAAACAGAACCACCTTCAGGCGGCTTTCGCCATTGTGGACAAGGATGAGACGCGCACGCCCTCCGATCTGTTCAAAGATCTCATAGCTGAAAAAACCGGTATCGAGGCTCAATCCATTCTGGATATGGAGCTGTTTCTCTACGATGTTCAGAAACCGCTTTTTGCCGGAATGAACAACGAGTTTATCAGTTCGTCCCGTATCGATAACCTGGCTATGTGTCACAGCATTGTTGAAGCGATCGGCGCAAGCGACAGGCAGGACCACAGCTCGCTGGCTGTCTTCTTCGACAATGAAGAAATCGGCAGCCGGACCTTGCAGGGCGCTGATTCTTCTTTTCTGAGAGACCTGCTGGACAGAATAACTGCAGTGACCGGAGGGGGACGAGATGATTCCTACAGGGCCAGAGCGGCTTCCTTCTCCATAAGCGCCGACGGCGCCCACGCTCATCATCCCAATTATCCGGAATCCCATGATCCGGCATACGCTCCGAATGTGGGCGGCGGACCGGTTATAAAAATAAGTTCGACCTACCGTTATTCAACAACGGCCGAAACGGCAGCGGTTTTCAGAAAGCTATGCCGGGAAGAAGACGTTCCCTGCCAGGAACTGATCAACCGATCGGATATTCCTTCGGGGTCAACAATCGGAACCATGACATCGGCTCTTACGGGAATCGCTTCCGTTGACGTCGGTTCTCCCATGTTCGCCATGCACAGCATCAGAGAGACGGCCGGTGTGGCTGATCATTTTTACATGACCCGGGTATTGAAGAGATTCTACAACTGTGATTTAAATAGTCTCTGA
- a CDS encoding D-alanyl-D-alanine carboxypeptidase family protein: MNMYRKILIFPLFILFLLPLRALETVPELVAESAVLYDFATGRVLFEKNGEISIPPASMTKLVTLYLGWQYLENGGSPDEPVEITATGSSFSRPVGSSLMLLEEGQKVSFLEVMTGLAVASGNDAAYALAEHISGSPEAFVDQMNSLVESLGYKTMHFVDPDGWSAENRVTALEYAEFSSDYIRAFPSALQTVHSLRTLVYPKAENLPETGGRIITPREKNNTNILLDRVEGVDGLKTGYIDESGFNFTATAKRGITRFIAVVMGIRNVPYFDGIEIRADEAEALLEYGFRNFKTIDPETPLLEPVFLWEGKSDEVPLILEGDPLFTLSVDEMTSFSREIDVPAELTAPVRAGDIVGKVRYRTGDRVLAEFPVLAQIDVEKANIFKVLWHRTLKLYRRITNP, translated from the coding sequence ATGAACATGTACAGAAAAATTTTAATCTTCCCTTTATTTATATTATTTCTGCTCCCTCTCCGCGCACTGGAAACCGTGCCGGAGCTGGTGGCTGAATCGGCCGTTCTATATGATTTTGCGACGGGACGGGTTCTCTTCGAGAAAAACGGAGAAATTTCCATACCTCCTGCTTCCATGACGAAACTGGTCACTCTTTACCTGGGATGGCAGTACCTTGAGAACGGCGGCTCTCCCGACGAACCTGTAGAGATTACCGCGACGGGTTCTTCTTTCTCCCGGCCTGTCGGTTCCTCCCTCATGCTTCTGGAAGAGGGACAGAAAGTCTCCTTCCTCGAAGTTATGACAGGTCTGGCCGTCGCTTCAGGCAATGATGCGGCCTATGCCCTGGCGGAACATATCAGCGGCTCGCCGGAAGCTTTTGTCGATCAGATGAACAGTCTTGTGGAATCACTGGGTTATAAAACCATGCATTTTGTCGATCCCGACGGATGGAGCGCGGAAAACCGCGTGACGGCTCTTGAATACGCGGAATTCTCATCAGATTATATCAGAGCCTTTCCCTCTGCGCTTCAGACTGTTCACAGCCTTAGGACGCTCGTCTATCCCAAAGCGGAAAATCTGCCGGAAACCGGAGGAAGGATTATCACTCCCCGTGAAAAAAACAATACCAATATTCTTCTCGACCGCGTCGAAGGCGTAGACGGGCTGAAAACCGGTTATATAGATGAATCGGGATTTAATTTCACTGCTACGGCTAAAAGGGGGATCACCCGTTTTATCGCTGTTGTTATGGGAATCAGAAATGTTCCCTATTTTGACGGTATTGAAATCAGGGCCGATGAGGCTGAGGCCTTGCTGGAGTACGGTTTTCGGAATTTTAAAACCATTGACCCGGAAACCCCTTTGCTGGAACCGGTTTTCCTCTGGGAGGGAAAATCTGATGAGGTCCCTCTGATACTTGAAGGCGATCCTCTATTTACTCTTTCGGTGGATGAGATGACAAGCTTCTCCCGCGAGATCGATGTACCCGCTGAATTGACGGCCCCCGTCAGGGCAGGCGATATTGTCGGAAAGGTCCGATACCGGACCGGTGATAGAGTTCTGGCCGAGTTTCCCGTTCTGGCTCAGATCGATGTGGAAAAAGCCAATATATTTAAGGTGCTCTGGCACAGAACCCTGAAATTATATAGAAGAATTACGAATCCATAA